A single region of the Saprospiraceae bacterium genome encodes:
- the istA gene encoding IS21 family transposase, with product MKNYQTQRVMLYFQINQLLREHFTISQISEKLSISRTTVYFYADMSEEAFLEWVKGMRKKSKKLSPYEDQIKSRLSQHPELSGYQIHDWMLEHHPQLKVSRRTVSNFVCYLRQVYQLAKPAKEKQGREYTAVEDQAYGRQAQVDFGVYEMPTSQGSSHKVYFMITVLSRSRYKHVYFLDRPFTTADVVKAHESAFTHFGGIPQQMVYDQDKLMVVSENGGDILFTEKFRAYLKVRKFETFVCRGSDPETKGKSESVVKYVKTNFLNQRQFINAEILNAECIAWLERTGNGQLHGTTRRIPTQDFLIEQASLQALDPANLSFLEYTVYHVRKDNLITWKSNRYSVPAGTYKGKGTKVWVKVEGKNLVICQQDKTPIAQHEISLDKGQTITNSNHKRDRSQTIKLLIEQVAQLFTDQSSAQAYFAQLQQAKPRYIRDQLLLIKKAIGKSNAEYADQALKFCQTNTILNANDFSAVLDQLSRTDHPAQVEVEQLLMEDVDRKHYLATPQKSSITDYESILNPNNLSV from the coding sequence ATGAAGAACTATCAAACCCAACGTGTGATGTTATACTTTCAGATCAATCAATTGCTGCGAGAGCATTTTACAATATCGCAGATTAGCGAGAAGCTATCCATTAGCCGAACGACGGTGTACTTTTATGCGGATATGAGTGAGGAGGCCTTCCTGGAGTGGGTCAAGGGTATGCGCAAGAAGTCAAAGAAACTTAGCCCTTATGAGGATCAGATCAAAAGTCGGCTGAGCCAGCATCCGGAACTGTCTGGCTACCAGATACATGATTGGATGCTGGAGCATCATCCACAGCTTAAGGTGAGTCGTCGTACAGTATCTAATTTTGTATGCTATCTACGCCAGGTCTATCAGCTTGCCAAGCCAGCTAAAGAGAAACAGGGTCGGGAGTATACAGCCGTCGAGGATCAAGCTTATGGTAGGCAAGCCCAGGTAGATTTTGGGGTGTACGAGATGCCGACTAGCCAAGGATCATCTCATAAGGTCTACTTTATGATTACGGTTTTATCCCGCTCGCGCTATAAACACGTCTATTTTCTGGACCGGCCCTTCACTACGGCAGATGTGGTGAAAGCTCATGAGTCAGCATTTACTCATTTTGGAGGTATTCCTCAGCAGATGGTCTACGATCAGGACAAACTGATGGTGGTCAGTGAAAACGGTGGAGATATTTTATTTACTGAAAAGTTTAGGGCCTACCTCAAGGTTCGTAAGTTCGAGACCTTTGTATGTCGTGGCAGTGATCCGGAAACTAAAGGTAAATCAGAAAGTGTGGTCAAATATGTGAAGACCAATTTTTTGAATCAGCGTCAGTTTATCAATGCGGAAATACTCAATGCCGAGTGTATAGCCTGGTTGGAACGAACGGGCAATGGTCAGCTACACGGAACAACTAGGCGCATTCCCACTCAAGACTTTTTAATTGAACAGGCATCCCTCCAAGCCCTTGACCCAGCCAACTTATCGTTTTTGGAGTATACAGTCTACCATGTTCGCAAAGACAATTTGATTACCTGGAAAAGCAATCGTTATTCGGTTCCAGCAGGTACCTACAAGGGTAAAGGCACCAAAGTATGGGTCAAAGTAGAGGGAAAAAACCTAGTCATTTGTCAACAAGATAAAACGCCCATTGCCCAGCATGAAATCAGTTTAGACAAGGGGCAGACTATCACCAACTCTAATCATAAGCGGGATCGAAGTCAGACGATCAAACTACTCATCGAGCAAGTGGCTCAACTGTTCACCGATCAATCATCAGCTCAGGCTTATTTTGCTCAACTACAACAGGCCAAACCCCGGTATATCCGCGATCAATTGCTCCTCATCAAAAAGGCTATTGGTAAATCCAATGCTGAATACGCAGATCAAGCCCTAAAGTTTTGCCAGACCAATACCATTTTAAATGCAAATGACTTTAGCGCTGTCTTAGACCAACTTAGCAGGACGGACCATCCTGCCCAAGTGGAAGTGGAACAGCTTCTGATGGAAGATGTAGATCGTAAGCACTATCTGGCCACCCCTCAAAAGAGTAGCATCACTGATTACGAATCGATTCTTAATCCAAATAACTTATCCGTATGA
- the istB gene encoding IS21-like element helper ATPase IstB produces the protein MKKLQHLKQQMNLLRWNATGMQIEQLLHQAQEQQPSYLEWLLGITQCEIDYKHEKAMERRLKKASLPIQHQLDHFDISHPNGVSTQQLKQLRELLWLEQHYNLILMGPSGVGKTFIAAGLAYDAIKTGYDALFRTMQQLLDTLKLKDITPTAKAEYQRFLKAQLLVIDDMMMFPMEKNDANRLFHLINHLHEQSSIVITTNKSPKEWAQVLNDEVLATAMLDRLLYRCEIIQLTGKSYRLANRKTIFENTIESDS, from the coding sequence ATGAAAAAATTACAACACCTCAAGCAACAAATGAACCTGCTCAGATGGAATGCCACTGGCATGCAGATCGAACAATTGTTGCACCAAGCCCAAGAACAACAGCCCTCTTATCTGGAATGGTTGCTAGGCATTACTCAATGTGAGATCGACTACAAACACGAAAAAGCAATGGAGCGGAGGCTAAAAAAAGCAAGTCTACCGATCCAACACCAACTCGATCACTTTGACATTAGCCATCCAAATGGTGTATCAACTCAACAACTGAAGCAACTCAGAGAATTACTCTGGCTCGAACAGCACTATAACCTTATCCTAATGGGACCTAGCGGAGTAGGAAAAACTTTCATCGCCGCAGGACTAGCATATGATGCTATCAAAACTGGATACGATGCCCTGTTCAGAACCATGCAACAGCTACTGGATACACTCAAACTCAAAGATATAACGCCTACTGCCAAAGCTGAATACCAGCGCTTTCTCAAAGCCCAACTCCTGGTCATCGATGATATGATGATGTTCCCAATGGAGAAAAATGACGCTAACCGATTGTTCCACCTGATCAATCACTTGCACGAACAAAGTTCGATCGTTATCACAACCAACAAAAGTCCTAAGGAGTGGGCACAAGTCCTCAACGATGAAGTCCTCGCAACGGCCATGCTAGACCGACTACTGTACCGATGTGAAATTATCCAGCTTACTGGTAAAAGCTACCGATTGGCAAATCGAAAAACTATTTTTGAAAATACCATCGAATCAGACAGCTGA